The following are encoded in a window of Paramormyrops kingsleyae isolate MSU_618 chromosome 12, PKINGS_0.4, whole genome shotgun sequence genomic DNA:
- the jakmip1 gene encoding janus kinase and microtubule-interacting protein 1 isoform X3, translating to MTSPLHCHTRTLRRAARTKMASAPGVKKARGKAEKPEAAVDTVQATNEELRSKLSEIQVELQQERSKVAKLREKLQESRQARELEQHKHTVLVTDLKAKLHEERARELAMARETLQRQHEQELARCLKMRDGETQRLQGLVTALRDGAADKLKSALLGEAREEARRAFDGERARLQQEIAELKATRRQGDEALAIALRADKAKAADLRAAYQAHQDEVNRIKRDCERDIRRLMDEIKGKDRAVQALEKELGVQAGYAQRLLLQKEALGEQLVQVKESERHHGSPKREVMPALGDASDGFLSQDVQADERDIRRFQLKIAELHGMIRKLEDRNALLADERNELLRRVREAEGQMKPLFEKSKRLSKKNEDLLQTLQRMEEKLKNLSREYAEMKEKLQTPPQPSLKRPSSLNDLSHTHEEQEVEFLKLQVAEQRYIIDELTQERDRLIITKKNKRKGLKLPKRHVVETYFGFDEESVDSETSSLTSYTTDRTDRTPATPEEDLEEGISREESELRFRQLTREYQALQRAYALLQEQVGGTLDAEREARTREQLQADLVRCQAKIDDLEKSLVERGQDSKWVEEKQYLIKTNQELLEKISKLELDEGSLRTEVQDARDQNELLEFRVLELEERERRSPAFNLHVAAFSEGNSSALQLHCHHEGIKDVVIPDLIKKLDILGDNGNLRNEEQVIVIQAGTVLSLCEKWLKQIDSTEAALTQKMIDLENEKDLFSKQKGYLEEELDYRKQALDQASMKIRELVDKIETQKRQIKEIEEKFLFLFLFFSLAFILWP from the exons ATGACCAGCCCGCTGCACTGCCACACGAGGACCCTGAGACGAGCGGCGAGGACGAAGATGGCGTCGGCTCCGGGGGTGAAGAAGGCCCGCGGGAAGGCGGAGAAGCCCGAGGCCGCCGTCGACACTGTGCAGGCGACCAACGAGGAGCTGAGAAGCAAGCTGAGCGAGATCCAGGTGGAGCTCCAGCAGGAGAGGAGCAAG gtgGCGAAGCTCCGCGAGAAGCTGCAGGAGTCGCGGCAGGCCAGGGAGCTGGAGCAGCACAAGCACACGGTGCTGGTGACGGACCTGAAGGCCAAGCTGCACGAGGAGCGTGCCCGCGAGCTGGCCATGGCGCGCGAGACGCTGCAGCGGCAGCACGAGCAGGAGCTGGCGCGCTGCCTGAAGATGCGCGACGGCGAGACGCAGCGGCTGCAGGGCCTGGTGACGGCGCTGCGCGACGGCGCCGCCGACAAGCTGAAGAGCGCGCTGCTGGGGGAGGCGCGCGAGGAGGCCCGGCGGGCCTTCGACGGGGAGCGCGCCCGCCTCCAGCAGGAGATCGCAGAGCTGAAGGCCACCCGCCGGCAAGGCGACGAGGCGCTGGCCATAGCGCTCCGGGCCGACAAGGCCAAGGCGGCCGACCTCCGCGCGGCTTACCAGGCGCACCAGGACGAGGTGAACCGCATCAAGCGCGACTGCGAGAGGGACATACGCAGGCTG ATGGATGAGATCAAAGGGAAGGACCGGGCGGTGCAGGCCCTGGAGAAGGAGCTGGGGGTGCAGGCAGGGTACGCGCAGAGGCTCCTCCTGCAGAAGGAGGCCCTCGGGGAGCAGCTGGTGCAGGTGAAGGAGTCGGAGCGGCACCACGGGAGCCCCAAGCGGGAGGTGATGCCTGCACTCGGGGATGCCAGCGACGGCTTCCTCAGCCAG GATGTGCAGGCAGATGAACGGGATATCAGGCGGTTTCAGCTGAAGATCGCGGAGCTCCACGGCATGATCCGGAAGCTGGAGGACCGCAATGCGCTGCTTGCCGATGAGCGGAATGAGCTG CTGAGGCGTGTCCGAGAGGCTGAGGGCCAAATGAAGCCGCTCTTCGAGAAGAGCAAGAGGCTGTCCAAGAAGAACGAGGACCTCCTGCAGACGCTGCAGCGCATGGAGGAGAAGCTGAAGAACCTGAGCAGAGAGTACGCTGAGATG AAGGAGAAACTGCAGACGCCCCCCCAGCCGTCGTTAAAGAGGCCCAGCTCCCTCAATGACCTGAGCCACACCCACGAGGAGCAGGAGGTGGAGTTCCTCAAGCTGCAGGTGGCCGAGCAGCGCTACATCATCGACGAGCTCACCCAG GAACGGGACCGTCTGATCATTACCAAGAAGAATAAGAGGAAAGGGCTCAAACTGCCCAAG AGGCATGTTGTGGAGACATATTTTGGATTTGACGAAGAGTCTGTGGATTCGGAGACCTCGTCCTTGACGTCCTACACCACGGATCGAACGGACAGGACTCCAGCCACCCCTGAGGAGGATCTGGAGGAG GGGATTTCGCGTGAGGAGTCAGAGCTGCGGTTCCGTCAGCTGACCCGGGAGTACCAGGCTCTACAGCGAGCCTACGCCCTACTCCAGGAGCAGGTTGGGGGAACCCTGGATGCTGAGCGTGAAGCCCGG ACACGGGAGCAACTGCAGGCGGATCTGGTTCGGTGCCAGGCGAAGATCGACGACCTGGAGAAGTCCCTGGTGGAGCGGGGGCAG GATTCCAAGTGGGTGGAGGAAAAGCAGTACCTCATCAAAACTAACCAGGAGCTCTTGGAGAAG ATCAGCAAGCTGGAGCTGGACGAGGGTAGTCTGAGGACGGAGGTGCAGGACGCACGGGACCAGAACGAACTGTTAGAGTTCCGAGTCCTGGAGCTGGAA GAACGGGAGCGCCGGTCTCCGGCATTCAATCTGCACGTGGCTGCTTTCTCTGAAGGCAACAGCAGTGCTCTACAGCTGCATTGCCACCATGAGGGCATCAAG gATGTTGTCATACCAGACCTCATAAAAAAACTCGACATACTTGGTGATAACGGG AACCTGCGGAATGAGGAGCAGGTGATTGTGATCCAGGCCgggacagtgctgtcactctgtgAAAAG TGGTTGAAACAGATCGACAGCACGGAGGCCGCGCTGACACAGAAGATGATAGACCTGGAGAATGAGAAG GACTTGTTCAGCAAGCAGAAAGGCTACTTGGAAGAGGAGCTGGATTACCGGAAGCAGGCCCTGGATCAGGCCTCTATG AAGATTAGGGAGCTGGTGGATAAGATTGAAACCCAGAAAAGACAAATCAAGGAAATTGAAGAAAAG TTTTTGTtcctctttttatttttttctttagccTTCATTCTTTGGCCTTAA
- the jakmip1 gene encoding janus kinase and microtubule-interacting protein 1 isoform X1, whose protein sequence is MTSPLHCHTRTLRRAARTKMASAPGVKKARGKAEKPEAAVDTVQATNEELRSKLSEIQVELQQERSKVAKLREKLQESRQARELEQHKHTVLVTDLKAKLHEERARELAMARETLQRQHEQELARCLKMRDGETQRLQGLVTALRDGAADKLKSALLGEAREEARRAFDGERARLQQEIAELKATRRQGDEALAIALRADKAKAADLRAAYQAHQDEVNRIKRDCERDIRRLMDEIKGKDRAVQALEKELGVQAGYAQRLLLQKEALGEQLVQVKESERHHGSPKREVMPALGDASDGFLSQDVQADERDIRRFQLKIAELHGMIRKLEDRNALLADERNELLRRVREAEGQMKPLFEKSKRLSKKNEDLLQTLQRMEEKLKNLSREYAEMKEKLQTPPQPSLKRPSSLNDLSHTHEEQEVEFLKLQVAEQRYIIDELTQERDRLIITKKNKRKGLKLPKRHVVETYFGFDEESVDSETSSLTSYTTDRTDRTPATPEEDLEEGISREESELRFRQLTREYQALQRAYALLQEQVGGTLDAEREARTREQLQADLVRCQAKIDDLEKSLVERGQDSKWVEEKQYLIKTNQELLEKISKLELDEGSLRTEVQDARDQNELLEFRVLELEERERRSPAFNLHVAAFSEGNSSALQLHCHHEGIKDVVIPDLIKKLDILGDNGNLRNEEQVIVIQAGTVLSLCEKWLKQIDSTEAALTQKMIDLENEKDLFSKQKGYLEEELDYRKQALDQASMKIQELEATLYNALQQDPENRVGESLTERQKEDLRIAVERLRRQIQRQSREFDSQILQERMELLHQAQQKIRELVDKIETQKRQIKEIEEKFLFLFLFFSLAFILWP, encoded by the exons ATGACCAGCCCGCTGCACTGCCACACGAGGACCCTGAGACGAGCGGCGAGGACGAAGATGGCGTCGGCTCCGGGGGTGAAGAAGGCCCGCGGGAAGGCGGAGAAGCCCGAGGCCGCCGTCGACACTGTGCAGGCGACCAACGAGGAGCTGAGAAGCAAGCTGAGCGAGATCCAGGTGGAGCTCCAGCAGGAGAGGAGCAAG gtgGCGAAGCTCCGCGAGAAGCTGCAGGAGTCGCGGCAGGCCAGGGAGCTGGAGCAGCACAAGCACACGGTGCTGGTGACGGACCTGAAGGCCAAGCTGCACGAGGAGCGTGCCCGCGAGCTGGCCATGGCGCGCGAGACGCTGCAGCGGCAGCACGAGCAGGAGCTGGCGCGCTGCCTGAAGATGCGCGACGGCGAGACGCAGCGGCTGCAGGGCCTGGTGACGGCGCTGCGCGACGGCGCCGCCGACAAGCTGAAGAGCGCGCTGCTGGGGGAGGCGCGCGAGGAGGCCCGGCGGGCCTTCGACGGGGAGCGCGCCCGCCTCCAGCAGGAGATCGCAGAGCTGAAGGCCACCCGCCGGCAAGGCGACGAGGCGCTGGCCATAGCGCTCCGGGCCGACAAGGCCAAGGCGGCCGACCTCCGCGCGGCTTACCAGGCGCACCAGGACGAGGTGAACCGCATCAAGCGCGACTGCGAGAGGGACATACGCAGGCTG ATGGATGAGATCAAAGGGAAGGACCGGGCGGTGCAGGCCCTGGAGAAGGAGCTGGGGGTGCAGGCAGGGTACGCGCAGAGGCTCCTCCTGCAGAAGGAGGCCCTCGGGGAGCAGCTGGTGCAGGTGAAGGAGTCGGAGCGGCACCACGGGAGCCCCAAGCGGGAGGTGATGCCTGCACTCGGGGATGCCAGCGACGGCTTCCTCAGCCAG GATGTGCAGGCAGATGAACGGGATATCAGGCGGTTTCAGCTGAAGATCGCGGAGCTCCACGGCATGATCCGGAAGCTGGAGGACCGCAATGCGCTGCTTGCCGATGAGCGGAATGAGCTG CTGAGGCGTGTCCGAGAGGCTGAGGGCCAAATGAAGCCGCTCTTCGAGAAGAGCAAGAGGCTGTCCAAGAAGAACGAGGACCTCCTGCAGACGCTGCAGCGCATGGAGGAGAAGCTGAAGAACCTGAGCAGAGAGTACGCTGAGATG AAGGAGAAACTGCAGACGCCCCCCCAGCCGTCGTTAAAGAGGCCCAGCTCCCTCAATGACCTGAGCCACACCCACGAGGAGCAGGAGGTGGAGTTCCTCAAGCTGCAGGTGGCCGAGCAGCGCTACATCATCGACGAGCTCACCCAG GAACGGGACCGTCTGATCATTACCAAGAAGAATAAGAGGAAAGGGCTCAAACTGCCCAAG AGGCATGTTGTGGAGACATATTTTGGATTTGACGAAGAGTCTGTGGATTCGGAGACCTCGTCCTTGACGTCCTACACCACGGATCGAACGGACAGGACTCCAGCCACCCCTGAGGAGGATCTGGAGGAG GGGATTTCGCGTGAGGAGTCAGAGCTGCGGTTCCGTCAGCTGACCCGGGAGTACCAGGCTCTACAGCGAGCCTACGCCCTACTCCAGGAGCAGGTTGGGGGAACCCTGGATGCTGAGCGTGAAGCCCGG ACACGGGAGCAACTGCAGGCGGATCTGGTTCGGTGCCAGGCGAAGATCGACGACCTGGAGAAGTCCCTGGTGGAGCGGGGGCAG GATTCCAAGTGGGTGGAGGAAAAGCAGTACCTCATCAAAACTAACCAGGAGCTCTTGGAGAAG ATCAGCAAGCTGGAGCTGGACGAGGGTAGTCTGAGGACGGAGGTGCAGGACGCACGGGACCAGAACGAACTGTTAGAGTTCCGAGTCCTGGAGCTGGAA GAACGGGAGCGCCGGTCTCCGGCATTCAATCTGCACGTGGCTGCTTTCTCTGAAGGCAACAGCAGTGCTCTACAGCTGCATTGCCACCATGAGGGCATCAAG gATGTTGTCATACCAGACCTCATAAAAAAACTCGACATACTTGGTGATAACGGG AACCTGCGGAATGAGGAGCAGGTGATTGTGATCCAGGCCgggacagtgctgtcactctgtgAAAAG TGGTTGAAACAGATCGACAGCACGGAGGCCGCGCTGACACAGAAGATGATAGACCTGGAGAATGAGAAG GACTTGTTCAGCAAGCAGAAAGGCTACTTGGAAGAGGAGCTGGATTACCGGAAGCAGGCCCTGGATCAGGCCTCTATG AAAATCCAGGAGTTGGAGGCCACACTATATAATGCTCTGCAACAGGACCCTGAGAACAGAGTGGGTGAATCTTTGACAGAGAGGCAGAAGGAGGATCTGAGGATAGCGGTGGAGAGACTGAGGAGGCAGATTCAAAGGCAGAGCCGCGAGTTTGACAGTCAGATCTTGCAGGAACGCATGGAGCTGTTGCATCAGGCCCAACAG AAGATTAGGGAGCTGGTGGATAAGATTGAAACCCAGAAAAGACAAATCAAGGAAATTGAAGAAAAG TTTTTGTtcctctttttatttttttctttagccTTCATTCTTTGGCCTTAA
- the LOC140593624 gene encoding uncharacterized protein — protein sequence MTEYLLLILYFSSFICLCALVCLYFSGCQEMTYKHDGKGVPLHLPGLLSAKDSFFGKGSVRYTCFYSVNLKFSILNKALVLFH from the coding sequence ATGACAGAGTACTTGCTCCTCATCCTCTATTTCTCTTCCTTCATCTGCCTGTGTGCGCTGGTGTGCCTGTACTTCTCGGGCTGTCAGGAGATGACCTACAAGCACGATGGTAAGGGCGTCCCGCTCCATCTGCCTGGGCTGCTGTCCGCTAAGGATTCCTTCTTTGGAAAGGGGTCTGTTAGGTATACATGTTTTTATTCAGTGAATTTGAAGTTTTCTATATTAAACAAAGCTTTGGTCCTCTTCCATTGA
- the jakmip1 gene encoding janus kinase and microtubule-interacting protein 1 isoform X4, with protein MTSPLHCHTRTLRRAARTKMASAPGVKKARGKAEKPEAAVDTVQATNEELRSKLSEIQVELQQERSKVAKLREKLQESRQARELEQHKHTVLVTDLKAKLHEERARELAMARETLQRQHEQELARCLKMRDGETQRLQGLVTALRDGAADKLKSALLGEAREEARRAFDGERARLQQEIAELKATRRQGDEALAIALRADKAKAADLRAAYQAHQDEVNRIKRDCERDIRRLMDEIKGKDRAVQALEKELGVQAGYAQRLLLQKEALGEQLVQVKESERHHGSPKREVMPALGDASDGFLSQDVQADERDIRRFQLKIAELHGMIRKLEDRNALLADERNELLRRVREAEGQMKPLFEKSKRLSKKNEDLLQTLQRMEEKLKNLSREYAEMKEKLQTPPQPSLKRPSSLNDLSHTHEEQEVEFLKLQVAEQRYIIDELTQERDRLIITKKNKRKGLKLPKRHVVETYFGFDEESVDSETSSLTSYTTDRTDRTPATPEEDLEEGISREESELRFRQLTREYQALQRAYALLQEQVGGTLDAEREARTREQLQADLVRCQAKIDDLEKSLVERGQDSKWVEEKQYLIKTNQELLEKISKLELDEGSLRTEVQDARDQNELLEFRVLELEVRESLPIPKLSPGGDIGFQSKLRTYIQ; from the exons ATGACCAGCCCGCTGCACTGCCACACGAGGACCCTGAGACGAGCGGCGAGGACGAAGATGGCGTCGGCTCCGGGGGTGAAGAAGGCCCGCGGGAAGGCGGAGAAGCCCGAGGCCGCCGTCGACACTGTGCAGGCGACCAACGAGGAGCTGAGAAGCAAGCTGAGCGAGATCCAGGTGGAGCTCCAGCAGGAGAGGAGCAAG gtgGCGAAGCTCCGCGAGAAGCTGCAGGAGTCGCGGCAGGCCAGGGAGCTGGAGCAGCACAAGCACACGGTGCTGGTGACGGACCTGAAGGCCAAGCTGCACGAGGAGCGTGCCCGCGAGCTGGCCATGGCGCGCGAGACGCTGCAGCGGCAGCACGAGCAGGAGCTGGCGCGCTGCCTGAAGATGCGCGACGGCGAGACGCAGCGGCTGCAGGGCCTGGTGACGGCGCTGCGCGACGGCGCCGCCGACAAGCTGAAGAGCGCGCTGCTGGGGGAGGCGCGCGAGGAGGCCCGGCGGGCCTTCGACGGGGAGCGCGCCCGCCTCCAGCAGGAGATCGCAGAGCTGAAGGCCACCCGCCGGCAAGGCGACGAGGCGCTGGCCATAGCGCTCCGGGCCGACAAGGCCAAGGCGGCCGACCTCCGCGCGGCTTACCAGGCGCACCAGGACGAGGTGAACCGCATCAAGCGCGACTGCGAGAGGGACATACGCAGGCTG ATGGATGAGATCAAAGGGAAGGACCGGGCGGTGCAGGCCCTGGAGAAGGAGCTGGGGGTGCAGGCAGGGTACGCGCAGAGGCTCCTCCTGCAGAAGGAGGCCCTCGGGGAGCAGCTGGTGCAGGTGAAGGAGTCGGAGCGGCACCACGGGAGCCCCAAGCGGGAGGTGATGCCTGCACTCGGGGATGCCAGCGACGGCTTCCTCAGCCAG GATGTGCAGGCAGATGAACGGGATATCAGGCGGTTTCAGCTGAAGATCGCGGAGCTCCACGGCATGATCCGGAAGCTGGAGGACCGCAATGCGCTGCTTGCCGATGAGCGGAATGAGCTG CTGAGGCGTGTCCGAGAGGCTGAGGGCCAAATGAAGCCGCTCTTCGAGAAGAGCAAGAGGCTGTCCAAGAAGAACGAGGACCTCCTGCAGACGCTGCAGCGCATGGAGGAGAAGCTGAAGAACCTGAGCAGAGAGTACGCTGAGATG AAGGAGAAACTGCAGACGCCCCCCCAGCCGTCGTTAAAGAGGCCCAGCTCCCTCAATGACCTGAGCCACACCCACGAGGAGCAGGAGGTGGAGTTCCTCAAGCTGCAGGTGGCCGAGCAGCGCTACATCATCGACGAGCTCACCCAG GAACGGGACCGTCTGATCATTACCAAGAAGAATAAGAGGAAAGGGCTCAAACTGCCCAAG AGGCATGTTGTGGAGACATATTTTGGATTTGACGAAGAGTCTGTGGATTCGGAGACCTCGTCCTTGACGTCCTACACCACGGATCGAACGGACAGGACTCCAGCCACCCCTGAGGAGGATCTGGAGGAG GGGATTTCGCGTGAGGAGTCAGAGCTGCGGTTCCGTCAGCTGACCCGGGAGTACCAGGCTCTACAGCGAGCCTACGCCCTACTCCAGGAGCAGGTTGGGGGAACCCTGGATGCTGAGCGTGAAGCCCGG ACACGGGAGCAACTGCAGGCGGATCTGGTTCGGTGCCAGGCGAAGATCGACGACCTGGAGAAGTCCCTGGTGGAGCGGGGGCAG GATTCCAAGTGGGTGGAGGAAAAGCAGTACCTCATCAAAACTAACCAGGAGCTCTTGGAGAAG ATCAGCAAGCTGGAGCTGGACGAGGGTAGTCTGAGGACGGAGGTGCAGGACGCACGGGACCAGAACGAACTGTTAGAGTTCCGAGTCCTGGAGCTGGAAGTAAGAGAGTCTCTCCCCATCCCCAAACTGTCACCAGGGGGCGACATTGGGTTCCAATCCAAACTCAGAACCTACATCCAGTGA
- the jakmip1 gene encoding janus kinase and microtubule-interacting protein 1 isoform X2: protein MTSPLHCHTRTLRRAARTKMASAPGVKKARGKAEKPEAAVDTVQATNEELRSKLSEIQVELQQERSKVAKLREKLQESRQARELEQHKHTVLVTDLKAKLHEERARELAMARETLQRQHEQELARCLKMRDGETQRLQGLVTALRDGAADKLKSALLGEAREEARRAFDGERARLQQEIAELKATRRQGDEALAIALRADKAKAADLRAAYQAHQDEVNRIKRDCERDIRRLMDEIKGKDRAVQALEKELGVQAGYAQRLLLQKEALGEQLVQVKESERHHGSPKREVMPALGDASDGFLSQDVQADERDIRRFQLKIAELHGMIRKLEDRNALLADERNELLRRVREAEGQMKPLFEKSKRLSKKNEDLLQTLQRMEEKLKNLSREYAEMKEKLQTPPQPSLKRPSSLNDLSHTHEEQEVEFLKLQVAEQRYIIDELTQERDRLIITKKNKRKGLKLPKRHVVETYFGFDEESVDSETSSLTSYTTDRTDRTPATPEEDLEEGISREESELRFRQLTREYQALQRAYALLQEQVGGTLDAEREARTREQLQADLVRCQAKIDDLEKSLVERGQDSKWVEEKQYLIKTNQELLEKISKLELDEGSLRTEVQDARDQNELLEFRVLELEERERRSPAFNLHVAAFSEGNSSALQLHCHHEGIKDVVIPDLIKKLDILGDNGNLRNEEQVIVIQAGTVLSLCEKWLKQIDSTEAALTQKMIDLENEKDLFSKQKGYLEEELDYRKQALDQASMKIQELEATLYNALQQDPENRVGESLTERQKEDLRIAVERLRRQIQRQSREFDSQILQERMELLHQAQQIRELVDKIETQKRQIKEIEEKFLFLFLFFSLAFILWP from the exons ATGACCAGCCCGCTGCACTGCCACACGAGGACCCTGAGACGAGCGGCGAGGACGAAGATGGCGTCGGCTCCGGGGGTGAAGAAGGCCCGCGGGAAGGCGGAGAAGCCCGAGGCCGCCGTCGACACTGTGCAGGCGACCAACGAGGAGCTGAGAAGCAAGCTGAGCGAGATCCAGGTGGAGCTCCAGCAGGAGAGGAGCAAG gtgGCGAAGCTCCGCGAGAAGCTGCAGGAGTCGCGGCAGGCCAGGGAGCTGGAGCAGCACAAGCACACGGTGCTGGTGACGGACCTGAAGGCCAAGCTGCACGAGGAGCGTGCCCGCGAGCTGGCCATGGCGCGCGAGACGCTGCAGCGGCAGCACGAGCAGGAGCTGGCGCGCTGCCTGAAGATGCGCGACGGCGAGACGCAGCGGCTGCAGGGCCTGGTGACGGCGCTGCGCGACGGCGCCGCCGACAAGCTGAAGAGCGCGCTGCTGGGGGAGGCGCGCGAGGAGGCCCGGCGGGCCTTCGACGGGGAGCGCGCCCGCCTCCAGCAGGAGATCGCAGAGCTGAAGGCCACCCGCCGGCAAGGCGACGAGGCGCTGGCCATAGCGCTCCGGGCCGACAAGGCCAAGGCGGCCGACCTCCGCGCGGCTTACCAGGCGCACCAGGACGAGGTGAACCGCATCAAGCGCGACTGCGAGAGGGACATACGCAGGCTG ATGGATGAGATCAAAGGGAAGGACCGGGCGGTGCAGGCCCTGGAGAAGGAGCTGGGGGTGCAGGCAGGGTACGCGCAGAGGCTCCTCCTGCAGAAGGAGGCCCTCGGGGAGCAGCTGGTGCAGGTGAAGGAGTCGGAGCGGCACCACGGGAGCCCCAAGCGGGAGGTGATGCCTGCACTCGGGGATGCCAGCGACGGCTTCCTCAGCCAG GATGTGCAGGCAGATGAACGGGATATCAGGCGGTTTCAGCTGAAGATCGCGGAGCTCCACGGCATGATCCGGAAGCTGGAGGACCGCAATGCGCTGCTTGCCGATGAGCGGAATGAGCTG CTGAGGCGTGTCCGAGAGGCTGAGGGCCAAATGAAGCCGCTCTTCGAGAAGAGCAAGAGGCTGTCCAAGAAGAACGAGGACCTCCTGCAGACGCTGCAGCGCATGGAGGAGAAGCTGAAGAACCTGAGCAGAGAGTACGCTGAGATG AAGGAGAAACTGCAGACGCCCCCCCAGCCGTCGTTAAAGAGGCCCAGCTCCCTCAATGACCTGAGCCACACCCACGAGGAGCAGGAGGTGGAGTTCCTCAAGCTGCAGGTGGCCGAGCAGCGCTACATCATCGACGAGCTCACCCAG GAACGGGACCGTCTGATCATTACCAAGAAGAATAAGAGGAAAGGGCTCAAACTGCCCAAG AGGCATGTTGTGGAGACATATTTTGGATTTGACGAAGAGTCTGTGGATTCGGAGACCTCGTCCTTGACGTCCTACACCACGGATCGAACGGACAGGACTCCAGCCACCCCTGAGGAGGATCTGGAGGAG GGGATTTCGCGTGAGGAGTCAGAGCTGCGGTTCCGTCAGCTGACCCGGGAGTACCAGGCTCTACAGCGAGCCTACGCCCTACTCCAGGAGCAGGTTGGGGGAACCCTGGATGCTGAGCGTGAAGCCCGG ACACGGGAGCAACTGCAGGCGGATCTGGTTCGGTGCCAGGCGAAGATCGACGACCTGGAGAAGTCCCTGGTGGAGCGGGGGCAG GATTCCAAGTGGGTGGAGGAAAAGCAGTACCTCATCAAAACTAACCAGGAGCTCTTGGAGAAG ATCAGCAAGCTGGAGCTGGACGAGGGTAGTCTGAGGACGGAGGTGCAGGACGCACGGGACCAGAACGAACTGTTAGAGTTCCGAGTCCTGGAGCTGGAA GAACGGGAGCGCCGGTCTCCGGCATTCAATCTGCACGTGGCTGCTTTCTCTGAAGGCAACAGCAGTGCTCTACAGCTGCATTGCCACCATGAGGGCATCAAG gATGTTGTCATACCAGACCTCATAAAAAAACTCGACATACTTGGTGATAACGGG AACCTGCGGAATGAGGAGCAGGTGATTGTGATCCAGGCCgggacagtgctgtcactctgtgAAAAG TGGTTGAAACAGATCGACAGCACGGAGGCCGCGCTGACACAGAAGATGATAGACCTGGAGAATGAGAAG GACTTGTTCAGCAAGCAGAAAGGCTACTTGGAAGAGGAGCTGGATTACCGGAAGCAGGCCCTGGATCAGGCCTCTATG AAAATCCAGGAGTTGGAGGCCACACTATATAATGCTCTGCAACAGGACCCTGAGAACAGAGTGGGTGAATCTTTGACAGAGAGGCAGAAGGAGGATCTGAGGATAGCGGTGGAGAGACTGAGGAGGCAGATTCAAAGGCAGAGCCGCGAGTTTGACAGTCAGATCTTGCAGGAACGCATGGAGCTGTTGCATCAGGCCCAACAG ATTAGGGAGCTGGTGGATAAGATTGAAACCCAGAAAAGACAAATCAAGGAAATTGAAGAAAAG TTTTTGTtcctctttttatttttttctttagccTTCATTCTTTGGCCTTAA